Proteins from a genomic interval of Yoonia sp. GPGPB17:
- a CDS encoding LysR family transcriptional regulator codes for MLRKHEIIHIQIEFAEEPLPDINLKLLQSFLLVAKLGSFRLAAESARRSTAAISMQIKELEDQVGMRLFVRRTSRVTLTPNGRLLFDKTARAMRDIDDGFRSLSDIAAMRQSTVTIACAPTLAPKRVGGVLTTFRRRFPDSSVRLIEAPPAAALEILERQAAEFYVGPSVSNLKTFTFEKLTDEPLHACIPPEFDRGQQTVRFEDLKAFPIILLDRSTAIRTLIDDILHRKSLSLNVAYELQNAFTALSFASAGLGVAMLPSIAIEIAEFDGYRVVPFGEPEAARSIESLPRRAMYSTITQNS; via the coding sequence ATGTTAAGAAAACATGAGATTATTCACATTCAGATCGAATTTGCGGAAGAGCCATTGCCAGACATCAACCTGAAACTACTTCAATCCTTTTTGCTGGTGGCAAAGCTAGGGAGTTTCCGGTTGGCGGCCGAATCTGCACGCCGCTCAACCGCTGCGATCAGTATGCAGATCAAAGAGTTGGAAGATCAGGTCGGCATGCGCCTGTTTGTACGCCGCACCAGCAGGGTCACACTCACGCCAAATGGACGTTTGCTTTTTGATAAAACCGCCCGGGCGATGCGCGACATTGATGATGGGTTCCGATCATTGTCGGACATTGCAGCAATGCGTCAATCCACCGTCACGATCGCTTGCGCGCCGACGTTGGCACCCAAACGTGTTGGTGGCGTCCTGACCACCTTCCGCCGTCGGTTTCCCGACAGCAGCGTGCGGCTGATCGAGGCACCACCGGCAGCGGCGCTCGAAATTCTCGAACGCCAGGCGGCGGAGTTCTATGTTGGGCCCTCTGTATCAAACCTCAAGACTTTTACCTTTGAGAAGCTCACCGATGAACCTCTGCATGCATGCATTCCGCCAGAGTTTGATCGGGGTCAGCAGACGGTTAGATTTGAAGACCTCAAGGCCTTCCCGATTATCCTGCTTGATCGCTCAACGGCCATTCGCACGCTGATTGATGACATCCTCCATCGCAAGTCCTTGTCGCTGAATGTGGCCTATGAATTGCAGAACGCCTTTACCGCTCTGAGTTTTGCCTCAGCGGGATTGGGCGTCGCGATGCTGCCATCCATCGCGATCGAGATAGCCGAGTTTGACGGCTACCGCGTTGTACCGTTCGGAGAACCAGAGGCCGCACGCTCGATCGAATCATTGCCGAGAAGGGCTATGTACAGCACAATTACTCAGAACAGCTGA
- a CDS encoding alpha-D-glucose phosphate-specific phosphoglucomutase, translating into MLMQTVQTTPIADQKPGTSGLRKKTAVFRASHFLENYVQSIFDGIEGVLGKTLVVGGDGRFFNDIAIQIILRMAAANGAAKCIVGQNGLLSTPAASHLVRLRQADGGGLILSASHNPGGPDADFGLKYNGPNGGPAPEAVTNKIYERTKVIDHYKTCAADDIDLAIVGMQTLGNMTVEIIDPVEDYAALMQKIVDFDKIRALFAGGFTMCFDAMHAVTGPYAHTILEGMLGAPKGTVINGIPSTDFGKGHPDPNPAWAKVLMNIMHSTDAPDFGAASDGDGDRNMILGRGVYVTPSDSLALLTAHANLAPGYQDGVAGVARSMPTSRAVDRVAERLGIGCFETPTGWKFFGNLLDAGKVTLCGEESAGTGSDHVREKDGLWAVLLWLNILAETQRSVAELMMDLWATHGRCYYARFDYEDVDSAKATEVIDGLRPKLPMLAGARIGGLQVQMADEFSYVDPVDRSRSDGQGIRLVFENGARAVFRLSGTGTQGATIRLYLEQLETDHSRLQEDPQKVLANVRDAALTLSDLEAIIGRTAPDVIT; encoded by the coding sequence ATGCTGATGCAAACTGTGCAAACAACGCCCATTGCAGATCAAAAACCAGGGACCAGCGGTCTTCGCAAGAAGACCGCTGTCTTTCGCGCCAGCCACTTTTTGGAGAACTATGTTCAGTCAATTTTCGATGGGATTGAAGGTGTTCTGGGAAAGACTCTTGTTGTTGGCGGCGATGGTCGCTTTTTCAATGATATTGCGATCCAGATCATCCTGCGGATGGCGGCAGCGAATGGTGCAGCAAAATGCATTGTGGGGCAGAATGGTCTTTTGTCGACACCAGCAGCCTCTCATCTTGTTCGGTTGCGACAGGCGGATGGCGGTGGGCTGATCCTGTCCGCTAGCCACAATCCCGGCGGGCCGGACGCCGACTTTGGGCTGAAATACAACGGCCCAAATGGTGGACCGGCGCCAGAGGCGGTAACAAACAAGATTTACGAACGCACCAAGGTCATTGATCACTACAAGACCTGTGCTGCGGATGATATCGATCTGGCGATCGTTGGCATGCAGACGCTTGGCAACATGACCGTAGAGATCATCGACCCGGTAGAAGATTACGCCGCCCTGATGCAAAAGATCGTCGATTTCGACAAGATACGCGCCTTGTTCGCTGGTGGTTTCACCATGTGTTTTGACGCGATGCATGCGGTCACTGGCCCATACGCCCATACCATTTTGGAGGGCATGCTTGGCGCGCCGAAGGGAACAGTAATAAACGGCATCCCCAGCACGGATTTCGGTAAGGGGCACCCTGATCCGAACCCGGCTTGGGCCAAGGTGTTGATGAACATAATGCATAGTACCGATGCCCCAGATTTCGGTGCTGCCTCTGATGGGGATGGCGACCGCAATATGATCTTGGGGCGCGGTGTCTATGTGACACCATCTGATAGCCTTGCTCTACTGACGGCACATGCAAATCTAGCCCCCGGCTACCAAGACGGGGTGGCGGGCGTTGCACGGTCGATGCCAACATCGCGGGCGGTTGATCGGGTGGCCGAGCGCCTTGGGATCGGATGTTTCGAAACGCCGACGGGCTGGAAATTCTTTGGCAATCTTTTGGATGCAGGCAAGGTCACACTGTGTGGTGAGGAAAGTGCGGGTACAGGATCGGATCATGTGCGCGAAAAGGATGGGCTTTGGGCGGTTTTGCTGTGGCTAAACATCCTGGCCGAAACGCAAAGATCCGTGGCAGAGTTGATGATGGATCTTTGGGCAACTCATGGGCGCTGCTACTACGCGCGTTTTGACTACGAAGATGTGGACAGTGCAAAGGCAACTGAGGTGATCGACGGCTTACGCCCAAAACTTCCAATGCTGGCGGGGGCCCGCATTGGTGGGCTTCAAGTGCAGATGGCAGATGAGTTTTCTTACGTTGATCCCGTTGACCGATCCCGATCTGACGGTCAAGGCATTCGGTTGGTCTTTGAGAATGGCGCGCGCGCTGTCTTCCGCTTGTCTGGCACCGGAACGCAAGGGGCGACGATCCGGCTTTATCTTGAGCAGTTGGAAACCGATCATAGCCGCCTGCAAGAGGACCCGCAGAAAGTTCTGGCCAATGTGCGTGACGCTGCACTGACCCTCTCTGATCTGGAAGCCATTATAGGCCGGACAGCACCTGATGTGATAACCTGA
- a CDS encoding RidA family protein, giving the protein MIERIETGERSSKIVKHNGVAYLTGQVAEGDTIQEQVRLCLDKIDALLERAGSSRKNMLRVTIWLADMKDFAGLNEVWNAWVPAGHAPARACGEAKLARPELKVEFIVDAAYD; this is encoded by the coding sequence ATGATCGAACGTATTGAAACTGGCGAAAGATCATCGAAAATCGTCAAACATAATGGCGTGGCTTATCTAACTGGGCAAGTAGCCGAAGGTGACACCATTCAAGAACAGGTGCGCCTCTGTTTGGACAAGATTGACGCGCTGCTGGAACGGGCAGGCTCTTCACGCAAAAACATGCTACGCGTGACGATCTGGCTGGCCGATATGAAGGATTTTGCCGGTCTGAACGAGGTTTGGAATGCTTGGGTTCCTGCGGGGCATGCGCCTGCGCGCGCCTGCGGCGAGGCCAAGCTGGCAAGGCCTGAGTTGAAGGTAGAGTTCATTGTTGATGCAGCTTATGACTAG
- a CDS encoding alpha-glucosidase, giving the protein MQEWWRSAVIYQVYPRSYQDTTGNGVGDLAGITRRLDHIAALGVDCIWLSPFFASPQADMGYDISDYLSVDPLFGDMADFDALIAGAHEHGLKVIVDQVLSHTSDQHAWFKQSRSSRTNDKADWYVWADPQPDGSPPNNWPSNFGGPAWEFDPQRGQYYLQNFLAAQPDLNFHNPDVADAILETCKFWLDRGLDGFRLDTVNYYFHDQQLRSNPPSQTKQKEILTEVYGMQEHVYNKTRPENLGFLARLRALTDQYDDIMMVGEVGEEGRRSIEIMGEYTAGSARLHMAYSFAMLSDDFSAAHLRDCIEGFQTGAPDGHPYWSFSNHDVVRHVSRWGAHAVSEESMARLTCAMLMSFEGTIGIYQGEELGQTETELVYEELTDPPAIRFWPGVKGRDGCRTPMVWEKHAPNAGFSTSKPWLPVKAPQATRAVDQQGADGIMAHYKEMIAYRKSNPALSRGKTTFITLPEPLLAFTRTAEEQTLTCIFNLSADQHIVSLKTKAKVALGEAVSLEDDKLTLAGNGYAYLSHGAEVPL; this is encoded by the coding sequence ATGCAGGAATGGTGGCGCAGCGCAGTAATCTATCAGGTCTATCCCCGGTCCTATCAAGATACCACGGGTAACGGTGTCGGTGATCTTGCGGGCATCACGCGGCGGCTTGACCACATTGCGGCCCTTGGGGTGGATTGCATTTGGTTATCCCCGTTTTTTGCCTCGCCACAGGCGGATATGGGGTATGATATTTCAGACTACCTGTCGGTTGATCCGTTGTTTGGGGACATGGCGGATTTTGACGCTCTTATTGCAGGTGCCCATGAACACGGATTGAAAGTAATCGTTGATCAGGTCTTGTCACATACCTCTGATCAGCACGCATGGTTCAAGCAATCCCGCAGCAGCCGCACCAACGACAAGGCCGATTGGTATGTTTGGGCTGATCCGCAGCCTGATGGTTCACCACCAAACAACTGGCCCAGCAACTTTGGCGGTCCCGCTTGGGAATTTGATCCGCAACGCGGGCAATACTACCTGCAAAACTTCCTGGCCGCGCAGCCGGACTTGAATTTTCATAATCCGGACGTGGCGGATGCAATCCTTGAAACCTGCAAATTCTGGCTGGATCGCGGTCTTGATGGGTTCCGTCTTGATACGGTGAACTATTACTTCCACGACCAGCAGCTACGCTCGAACCCACCGTCGCAAACAAAACAAAAGGAAATACTGACCGAAGTCTACGGCATGCAGGAGCACGTTTATAATAAGACACGACCAGAAAATCTTGGTTTCCTTGCCCGTTTGCGTGCGCTCACCGATCAATATGACGACATCATGATGGTCGGGGAAGTCGGCGAGGAGGGCCGCCGTTCTATTGAGATCATGGGTGAGTATACAGCCGGGAGCGCGCGCCTGCATATGGCCTACAGCTTTGCGATGTTGAGCGATGACTTCAGCGCCGCTCATTTGCGCGATTGCATTGAGGGCTTTCAGACCGGCGCACCTGATGGCCATCCCTATTGGTCTTTCAGCAATCATGACGTTGTGCGCCACGTATCACGCTGGGGCGCGCATGCTGTATCTGAAGAGAGCATGGCCCGGTTGACCTGCGCGATGCTTATGTCATTTGAGGGAACAATCGGGATCTATCAGGGCGAGGAACTAGGGCAGACCGAAACCGAGCTGGTCTATGAAGAACTGACCGACCCGCCAGCGATCCGCTTTTGGCCTGGTGTCAAAGGTCGCGATGGATGCCGCACGCCGATGGTTTGGGAAAAACATGCGCCCAACGCCGGGTTCTCGACCAGTAAACCATGGTTGCCTGTCAAGGCACCCCAAGCAACCAGAGCTGTTGATCAGCAAGGGGCCGATGGCATCATGGCGCACTACAAAGAGATGATCGCCTATCGCAAAAGCAACCCCGCACTATCACGCGGCAAAACCACATTTATCACGCTGCCCGAGCCCCTGCTGGCCTTTACGCGGACCGCTGAGGAACAAACGCTCACCTGCATCTTCAATTTGTCAGCGGATCAACACATAGTGTCATTGAAAACAAAGGCCAAAGTTGCACTGGGAGAGGCCGTGTCGCTTGAGGATGACAAGCTGACACTGGCCGGGAACGGCTATGCTTACTTGTCACACGGTGCCGAGGTCCCGCTCTAG
- a CDS encoding TRAP transporter small permease subunit codes for MESPEELVAVSDPGEVGSEEHNRGDRFVVQLSNIAAWLFPILMLAITAQVILRNSGMNQAWLDDLQWWLYGAAVLMGVGYAVTTDSHVRVDILYDGFPREKKTRVNIFAIGWLFLPFIILSWDVTYDYALSSVRADEGSDSPNGLHNLWILKVFMNLAFVFIGIACWSAIVRNVSRLHPPKLWRQMWSAFPATFLLINLTIYYCLYGVMSLLAEEGATSRDIARGPAFGELEFGNYEITYTVIAALIVTPILILVLRAMDSSRKTGA; via the coding sequence ATGGAATCACCAGAAGAGCTCGTCGCCGTATCAGATCCCGGCGAGGTGGGAAGCGAAGAACACAATCGTGGCGACCGCTTCGTTGTTCAACTGTCGAACATTGCGGCTTGGTTATTCCCGATCTTGATGTTGGCGATTACGGCGCAAGTCATCCTGCGAAACTCTGGTATGAACCAGGCTTGGCTGGATGACCTTCAGTGGTGGCTATACGGGGCGGCAGTCTTGATGGGCGTTGGCTATGCCGTCACGACGGACAGCCATGTGCGTGTTGATATCCTCTATGACGGTTTTCCGCGCGAAAAGAAAACACGCGTCAATATCTTTGCAATTGGCTGGCTGTTCCTGCCTTTTATTATCCTGTCCTGGGATGTGACCTACGATTATGCGCTCAGTTCCGTGCGCGCGGATGAGGGATCAGATAGTCCAAACGGGTTACACAATCTTTGGATACTGAAGGTTTTCATGAACCTCGCATTTGTCTTCATCGGTATAGCGTGTTGGTCTGCCATCGTGCGGAACGTGTCGCGCCTGCATCCGCCCAAGCTTTGGCGGCAGATGTGGTCGGCGTTTCCCGCCACGTTCCTCCTGATCAATCTGACGATCTATTATTGCCTCTACGGCGTCATGTCCCTGCTTGCTGAAGAGGGCGCCACCAGCCGCGACATCGCGCGCGGCCCCGCATTTGGCGAGCTTGAGTTCGGCAACTACGAGATCACTTACACCGTCATCGCGGCTTTGATCGTCACACCAATTCTCATCCTTGTCCTACGCGCCATGGATTCCTCACGTAAGACAGGGGCGTAG
- a CDS encoding TRAP transporter substrate-binding protein — protein MKKVMAMGLVAAMTTGGTAQAQEVLEMTSAFSRNLPILGTAGVDFVEKINSISTEVEFEHFDPGELVPTLEALDAVSNGSVDAAYTTAGYWQGKITSASLFAAVPFGPEAGEFLAWMLYDDGHELFQRMYDENGYNVKVMPCGIIAPETSGWFKEPIESVADLEGLNMRFFGLGAEVMQRLGVSTSLLAAGDIFPALERGAIDATEFSMPLIDQRLGFYNIASNNYFPGWHQPATMFELLINKDRWEDLDEFSQNQIEVACLANITTNYAEGEAKNYAAMVANVEENGVTIRQWPVEMLETFESTWNEVAGELAAEDEYFKLVWDDLQEFRAGYKTWSNNIYLPRPRN, from the coding sequence ATGAAAAAAGTAATGGCTATGGGGCTTGTCGCCGCGATGACGACAGGTGGCACTGCACAGGCACAAGAAGTACTGGAGATGACATCTGCGTTCTCACGCAACTTGCCAATCCTAGGTACTGCAGGTGTCGATTTTGTAGAGAAGATCAACAGCATCTCTACAGAGGTTGAGTTTGAGCACTTTGACCCCGGCGAGTTGGTTCCGACGCTGGAGGCATTGGATGCTGTATCCAACGGTTCGGTGGACGCGGCTTACACAACCGCTGGATACTGGCAGGGCAAGATCACCTCTGCATCACTTTTTGCCGCGGTGCCATTTGGCCCGGAAGCAGGCGAATTCCTTGCATGGATGCTCTATGATGACGGTCATGAACTGTTCCAGCGCATGTATGATGAGAACGGGTACAACGTGAAGGTTATGCCTTGCGGTATCATCGCGCCAGAGACATCCGGCTGGTTTAAGGAGCCTATCGAAAGCGTTGCCGATCTTGAAGGTTTGAACATGCGCTTCTTCGGCCTAGGCGCCGAAGTCATGCAGCGTTTGGGTGTCTCTACATCCTTGCTGGCTGCGGGTGACATCTTCCCGGCCCTTGAGCGCGGCGCGATTGATGCGACAGAGTTCTCGATGCCGCTGATCGACCAGCGTCTGGGTTTCTACAACATTGCGTCCAACAACTACTTCCCGGGCTGGCACCAGCCTGCGACCATGTTTGAGCTTCTGATCAACAAGGATCGTTGGGAAGATCTGGACGAGTTCTCTCAGAACCAGATCGAGGTCGCCTGCCTGGCGAACATCACAACCAACTACGCCGAAGGTGAAGCTAAGAACTATGCTGCCATGGTTGCCAATGTGGAAGAGAATGGCGTGACCATCCGTCAGTGGCCTGTCGAGATGTTGGAGACCTTTGAGTCCACATGGAATGAAGTTGCCGGTGAACTTGCAGCCGAAGACGAGTACTTCAAGCTGGTTTGGGACGACCTGCAAGAGTTCCGCGCTGGCTACAAGACGTGGTCCAACAACATCTATCTCCCTCGTCCACGCAACTGA
- a CDS encoding hydantoinase B/oxoprolinase family protein, protein MSNVACQVMWNRLISVVEEQAQALMRTAFSTSVREAGDLSAGVYNAQGLMLAQAVTGTPGHVNAMADAVAHFIRRIGHENINEGDVYITNDPWEGTGHLHDITVVSPSFHQGQHVGFFACTAHVVDIGGRGFGADAASVYEEGLYIPIMKFVDGGTVDETLIRIVRGNVREPDQLVGDMYALATCNEIGHRRLVEMMEEFSLTDLEGIGDFILENARRATLERIAALPRKTATGEMRIDGFATPIDLKVKLSIEEDRIHCDFTGTSGLDKKGINVPLVYTKAYACYALKCAIAPEIPNNAASLAPFEVSAPVNSIVNAVHPAPVALRHVIGHMIPDTVYDALDKILPAAVPAEGAGCLCNFQVSLRPVSGKQGQRSEVLTFNSGGAGARPTVDGLNATAFPSGVMTMPIEATEHTGPVIIWRKELRPDSGGAGEHRGGLGQYMEVGATEGHEFDFSAMFDRVDHPARGRQGGQGGAPTTIAQDDGTAMQGKGKQYVPEGRRVMLAFPGGAGYGNASRRDPELVKRDLARGYISAEAAREEYGMRTEAVEAVLAAVARGETA, encoded by the coding sequence ATGAGCAACGTTGCCTGTCAGGTCATGTGGAACCGCCTGATCTCGGTCGTCGAAGAACAGGCGCAGGCGCTGATGCGCACCGCTTTTTCGACCTCTGTGCGCGAAGCGGGCGATCTCTCTGCCGGGGTGTATAATGCCCAAGGCCTGATGTTGGCCCAAGCGGTCACCGGTACACCCGGCCATGTCAATGCGATGGCAGATGCAGTGGCCCATTTCATCCGCCGCATTGGACACGAGAACATCAACGAAGGCGACGTCTACATTACCAACGACCCTTGGGAAGGCACAGGTCACCTGCACGACATCACCGTTGTCAGTCCGTCATTTCATCAAGGTCAGCACGTGGGTTTCTTCGCCTGCACCGCCCATGTCGTTGATATCGGTGGGCGCGGCTTTGGTGCGGATGCGGCGAGTGTCTATGAAGAGGGACTCTACATTCCGATCATGAAGTTCGTGGATGGTGGCACCGTCGACGAAACCCTGATCCGCATCGTGCGCGGCAATGTCCGCGAACCGGACCAGCTGGTCGGCGACATGTATGCCTTGGCGACCTGTAACGAGATCGGTCACCGCCGCTTGGTCGAGATGATGGAAGAATTTTCGCTCACCGATCTGGAAGGCATCGGAGATTTCATCCTTGAGAACGCACGTCGTGCGACGCTGGAACGGATCGCGGCCTTGCCGCGAAAGACTGCAACCGGCGAAATGCGCATTGACGGGTTTGCGACGCCGATCGATCTAAAAGTGAAGCTGAGCATCGAAGAAGATCGCATCCACTGCGATTTCACAGGCACATCGGGCCTTGATAAAAAGGGCATCAATGTGCCTCTGGTTTATACGAAAGCCTACGCCTGCTACGCGCTCAAATGCGCAATTGCTCCCGAAATCCCCAACAATGCGGCTTCGCTCGCACCGTTTGAGGTGTCAGCCCCGGTCAACAGTATCGTCAACGCAGTCCACCCAGCACCCGTCGCACTGCGCCATGTGATTGGTCATATGATCCCCGACACGGTCTATGACGCGCTGGACAAAATCTTGCCTGCGGCCGTACCTGCCGAAGGGGCAGGCTGCTTGTGCAACTTTCAAGTCTCACTGCGTCCGGTTTCGGGGAAACAAGGACAGCGGTCCGAAGTGCTGACCTTTAACTCTGGTGGTGCAGGCGCGCGGCCGACGGTTGATGGATTGAATGCAACCGCCTTTCCTTCGGGCGTGATGACCATGCCGATCGAGGCCACGGAACACACCGGCCCGGTGATCATCTGGCGCAAGGAATTGCGCCCCGACAGCGGTGGTGCTGGCGAACATCGCGGTGGTTTGGGGCAATACATGGAGGTCGGCGCAACAGAGGGTCATGAATTCGACTTTTCAGCCATGTTCGACCGGGTCGATCATCCTGCGCGCGGGCGGCAAGGCGGGCAGGGCGGTGCGCCCACGACCATTGCCCAGGATGATGGCACAGCGATGCAAGGCAAAGGCAAGCAATATGTGCCGGAGGGAAGGCGCGTCATGCTCGCCTTCCCCGGTGGCGCAGGTTACGGCAACGCGTCGCGGCGCGACCCCGAACTTGTCAAACGCGATCTTGCACGCGGTTACATTTCTGCAGAAGCTGCGCGAGAGGAATATGGCATGCGCACAGAGGCGGTGGAGGCCGTTCTTGCCGCGGTCGCAAGGGGAGAAACTGCATGA
- a CDS encoding TRAP transporter large permease has product MLSFIGQFLTLNEIAVIVMFLTFIWMLFRGIPVAMALVGVSLVFVVIAEVFLDPYRSYFRDIIEFDRTGIDYQRLGALSGRIFGSTVKNPVLVALPMFIFMGLMLDQSGVAQRMMRSMQKLFGSLRGGLSLTVLLIGIILAASTGVIGASVTLLGVMALPAMMAQNYSKPIATGTIASAGTLGILIPPSIMLVIMSDQLAISLGDLFMGALFPGLILGALYITFIVIYGLIRPDAMPVPEKTEEVGWPVIKEVLLAVIPPMILILLVLGSIFAGVATPTEASGLGALGATMLAFMNGRLNMKVLREVSRSTLNTSGYIVGIFLAANFFAFILRRYGGDEIIEGLVLSVFDDPYMIILFILFIVFLLGFLLDWIEITIIIMPLMLPIIQGLGIEGDIPDYGQVAAPVITWFAILVAVTLQTSFLTPPVGFALFYLKGVCPPGVTIGDIYKGVIPFVLLQLLGLFIVFEFPWLVTWLPSVAYGN; this is encoded by the coding sequence ATGCTTTCCTTTATCGGACAATTCCTGACCCTCAACGAGATTGCGGTCATCGTCATGTTCCTGACGTTCATCTGGATGCTGTTCCGCGGCATTCCGGTGGCGATGGCACTGGTGGGTGTGAGCCTTGTTTTCGTTGTGATCGCCGAGGTTTTTCTGGATCCCTATCGCAGCTATTTCCGCGACATCATCGAGTTTGACCGGACTGGCATCGACTATCAAAGGTTGGGCGCGCTTTCAGGACGTATTTTTGGCAGCACGGTCAAGAACCCCGTTCTTGTCGCTTTGCCGATGTTTATCTTCATGGGGTTGATGTTGGATCAATCCGGTGTGGCACAACGCATGATGCGATCAATGCAGAAGCTGTTCGGCAGTCTGCGCGGTGGTCTGTCACTGACAGTCCTGCTGATCGGGATTATCCTGGCGGCATCAACAGGCGTCATCGGTGCATCCGTGACGCTGCTGGGTGTGATGGCTTTGCCTGCGATGATGGCGCAGAACTACTCCAAGCCGATTGCCACGGGCACAATCGCCTCTGCCGGGACTTTGGGCATCCTGATCCCACCGTCGATTATGCTGGTGATCATGTCTGATCAACTGGCGATCAGCCTTGGTGACCTGTTTATGGGGGCGTTGTTCCCCGGTTTGATCCTTGGCGCGCTTTATATCACGTTCATCGTGATCTATGGCCTGATTAGACCCGACGCGATGCCAGTGCCAGAAAAGACTGAAGAGGTTGGCTGGCCTGTGATCAAGGAAGTCTTGTTGGCTGTCATCCCACCAATGATTCTGATTCTGCTGGTGCTCGGGTCAATCTTTGCAGGTGTCGCTACGCCGACCGAGGCCTCAGGTCTGGGCGCGTTGGGCGCTACGATGCTGGCCTTTATGAATGGTCGATTGAACATGAAGGTTCTGCGGGAAGTCAGCCGATCCACGCTGAACACGTCAGGCTATATCGTCGGTATCTTCCTGGCGGCGAACTTCTTTGCCTTCATCTTGCGGCGCTACGGTGGCGATGAGATTATTGAAGGACTGGTGTTGTCCGTCTTTGATGACCCTTACATGATCATCCTCTTCATCCTGTTCATCGTCTTCCTCTTGGGCTTCCTGCTTGATTGGATCGAGATCACGATCATCATCATGCCTTTGATGTTGCCAATCATTCAGGGCCTCGGGATTGAAGGTGACATTCCGGACTACGGTCAGGTTGCGGCACCGGTGATCACCTGGTTTGCGATCCTTGTGGCGGTGACGCTACAAACCTCGTTTTTAACCCCGCCGGTGGGCTTTGCGCTCTTTTATCTGAAGGGCGTTTGCCCGCCTGGTGTCACGATTGGGGATATCTACAAGGGGGTCATTCCATTCGTGCTGCTGCAACTTCTGGGTCTCTTCATCGTGTTTGAGTTCCCATGGCTCGTTACCTGGCTGCCCTCGGTGGCCTACGGAAACTGA
- a CDS encoding LysR family transcriptional regulator, which produces MRLNLKQLEAFVWVADLQSFRRAAERLNTTQPNISARIAGLEQALGTTLMTRDAGSVRLTGKGQDLLAHARRVLDATDALIVAADQKALIEGTLRLGVTEMIVHTWLRAYLRRLKDVYPRLSVELTVDFSVNLEKGLAERSLDLALQNEPFSRLATGQIEIGAYEMAWVAAPDLGLPSSQTIETLAAQPILTHARDTRLYEEIAAHFGSRRDLAPCLVPSTNLAACQTMTIDGMGVAALPLAMVESELKSGALMQLEYDWVPEPLHFFARFDAERAPRVVADAANTAVQIAQDHKNQSFI; this is translated from the coding sequence ATGCGGCTGAACCTCAAACAACTCGAAGCATTCGTCTGGGTCGCCGACCTGCAAAGTTTCCGGCGTGCGGCAGAACGTCTGAACACCACCCAACCGAATATCTCGGCTCGGATTGCCGGGCTAGAACAGGCGCTGGGCACGACGTTGATGACGCGGGATGCGGGGTCAGTACGGCTTACCGGCAAAGGGCAGGACCTACTCGCCCACGCCCGGCGCGTCTTGGACGCTACAGATGCACTGATTGTGGCAGCTGATCAGAAGGCGTTGATTGAAGGCACCTTACGTCTTGGTGTGACCGAAATGATCGTGCACACATGGCTGCGTGCTTACCTGCGTCGCCTGAAAGACGTGTATCCACGGCTTTCTGTGGAGCTGACAGTCGACTTTTCGGTTAACCTGGAAAAGGGTCTTGCCGAGCGCAGCCTTGACCTTGCGCTGCAGAATGAGCCGTTCAGCCGACTTGCGACCGGTCAGATCGAAATCGGAGCTTATGAGATGGCCTGGGTGGCTGCACCTGATCTGGGTTTGCCGTCATCGCAGACGATTGAAACGCTCGCCGCGCAACCAATTTTGACTCACGCCCGCGACACGCGCCTCTATGAAGAGATCGCAGCGCACTTCGGGTCACGCCGTGACCTTGCGCCCTGTCTTGTTCCATCGACAAATTTGGCCGCCTGCCAGACCATGACCATCGATGGCATGGGCGTCGCCGCATTGCCTTTGGCGATGGTAGAAAGTGAGCTTAAATCTGGTGCACTGATGCAGCTTGAGTATGACTGGGTGCCAGAACCTCTTCATTTCTTTGCCCGGTTTGATGCAGAACGCGCGCCGCGCGTCGTTGCGGATGCAGCCAACACCGCTGTGCAGATCGCACAGGATCACAAAAATCAATCGTTTATATAA